One genomic segment of Sminthopsis crassicaudata isolate SCR6 chromosome 2, ASM4859323v1, whole genome shotgun sequence includes these proteins:
- the MRPL35 gene encoding large ribosomal subunit protein bL35m has translation MAAAALAIRAAAAGLGRPLHAWVSSAFQNCSGSLRLLSALSGRPLGHVPASLAAPAVVRAPAVRSLVGPPSPILNSVTPLLPTLLRPPARTLTYCSLRKGKRKSVKAVLFRFLRLHSGLWLRRKAGYKKKLWKKKPARKKRLREMVFCNKTQSKLLDKMTTSFWKRRNWYVDNPFQKYQDRTNLRV, from the exons ATGGCGGCGGCCGCTTTGGCGATCCGCGCTGCTGCTGCAG GCCTCGGCCGGCCCCTCCACGCCTGGGTTTCCTCGGCCTTCCAGAACTGCTCGGGTTCTCTGCGGCTGCTCTCGGCGCTGTCTGGACGACCTCTCGGCCACGTTCCCGCCTCACTCGCTGCTCCTGCTGTCGTGCGGGCTCCAGCTGTTAGAAGTCTGGTGGGGCCCCCCTCGCCCATCCTTAATAG TGTCACCCCTCTGCTACCCACTCTCCTCCGCCCACCAGCCCGCACTCTGACGTACTGCAGTCTGAGAAAAGGAAAGCGGAAGTCCGTGAAAGCCGTGCTCTTCAGGTTTCTCCGGCTGCACAGCGGCCTTTGGCTGAGGAGGAAG GCCGGTTATAAGAAGAAGCTCTGGAAGAAGAAGCCGGCTCGGAAGAAGCGGCTCCGGGAGATGGTGTTCTGCAACAAGACGCAGAGCAAGCTGCTCGACAAGATGACCACATCTTTCTGGAAGAGGCGCAACTGGTACGTGGACAACCCCTTCCAGAAGTACCAGGACCGCACCAACCTCAGAGTGTAG